One Argiope bruennichi chromosome 5, qqArgBrue1.1, whole genome shotgun sequence DNA segment encodes these proteins:
- the LOC129969155 gene encoding synaptophysin-like codes for MDLNLRVLIEPRGFIRIIQVVMSIFAFATTAGFETVATMEIRCKDYEKEVQYKFGYPFKLGKTELRVPERCGNTSDIAFKTYTFPFDFSSNAEFFVASGVLTLMYTPGIIFIYVFMHHLYTTNPMTPVVDLLSSGVLSVFWFAGSCAWAQGVSDVKYYTNPSNLFHDIDICMDDVQTCRTISPGNFASLNVSLIFGFANCMLWISSLWFVYKETSFHQQIQPPAMLPQMGQQQAPPMQDQDLGNKMGGQYEY; via the exons ATGGATCTGAACTTAAGAGTTTTGATTGAACCACGTGGGTTCATACGCATCATTCAAGTA gTGATGTCTATTTTTGCATTTGCAACTACTGCTGGCTTTGAGACTGTTGCCACGATGGAAATCAGATGCAAGGATTATGAGAAGGAAGTGCAGTACAAATTTGGATATCCATTTAA gcTAGGAAAAACTGAGCTTCGGGTTCCTGAGAGGTGTGGAAATACTTCTGAcattgcatttaaaacatatacaTTCCCATTTGACTTCTCCAGTAATGCGGAATTCTTTGTTGCTTCTGGAGTTCTCACACTGATGTATACCCCTGGGATAATTTTTATCTATGTGTTCATGCACCACCTGTATACAACCAATCCAATGACACCTGTAGTG GATCTCTTGAGTTCTGGAGTTCTGTCTGTGTTCTGGTTTGCAGGATCATGCGCTTGGGCTCAAGGTGTCTCTGATGTGAAATACTACACCAATCCTTCTAATCTTTTCCATGATATTGATATTTGCATGGATGATGTGCAGACTTGCCGTACAATATCACCCGGAAACTTCGCCTCCCTAAACGTTTCCTTG ATTTTTGGATTTGCCAATTGCATGCTTTGGATTTCAAGCTTGTGGTTTGTGTACAAGGAGACAAGTTTCCATCAACAAATTCAACCACCAGCTATGTTGCCTCAAATGGGTCAGCAGCAAGCTCCACCTATGCAAGATCAGGATCTTGGCAACAAGATGGGAGGACAGTATGAGTACTAA